A single window of Pseudophryne corroboree isolate aPseCor3 chromosome 5, aPseCor3.hap2, whole genome shotgun sequence DNA harbors:
- the LOC134929542 gene encoding uncharacterized protein LOC134929542 has product MVESTTSITSEPATSIAESTTSTTFKPATSIAESTSEPATSTSESTTSITSDPATSIIESTSIKSVPATSTIESTMLIASEPATAESTTSEPATSIIESTSITSVPATSAIESTSITSVSAISTIESTTLITYVPAILTIESTSVTLVPEKSTVVSSTSIKSEPAISTTESTTAEPTKSIMETPSITYEPATSTTESTSITSELATTESTSIPFIPAISTGESTTSITSETATSRAESTTSITSESATSTTESTTSLTSKPATSIMESTSITSVSATSTIEPTPLLTSEPATAESTTSITSEPALTTTESTSISYLPAISTIESATSITYEPATSTTESTASIISLPTTSTESSITSEPATSTTESTTSITYEPATSATKSTPITSESSTTESTASITSIPAISTVESTTSITSEPATSKAESTTLIISEPATSIIESTLITSVPAKSTIESTTLIASEPATAD; this is encoded by the exons ATGGTTGAGTCAACAACATCAATAACATCTGAACCTGCAACATCAATAGCTGAGTCAACAACATCAACAACATTTAAACCTGCAACATCAATAGCTGAGTCAACATCTGAACCAGCAACATCAACATCTGAGTCAACAACATCAAtaacatctgacccagcaacatcaATAATTGAATCAACATCAATAAAATCTGTTCCAGCAACATCAACAATTGAGTCAACAATGTTAATAGCATCTGAACCTGCCACAGCTGAGTCAACAACATCTGAACCAGCAACATCAATAATTGAGTCAACATCAATAACATCTGTACCAGCAACATCAGCAATTGAGTCAACATCAATAACATCTGTATCAGCAATCTCAACAATTGAGTCAACAACACTAATAACATATGTACCAGCAATATTAACAATTGAGTCAACATCAGTAACATTAGTGCCAGAAAAATCGACAGTTGTGTCATCAACATCAATAAAATCTGAACCAGCAATATCAACAACTGAATcaacaacagctgaaccaacaaaatCAATAATGGAGACACCGTCAATAACATATGAACCAGCAACATCAACAACTGAGTCAACATCAATAACATCTGAATTAGCAACAACTGAGTCAACATCAATACCATTTATTCCAGCAATATCAACAGGTGAATCAACAACATCAATAACATCTGAAACTGCAACATCAAGAGCTGAGTCAACAACATCAATAACATCTGAATCAGCAACATCAACAACTGAGTCAACAACATCATTAACATCTAAACCAGCAACATCGATAATGGAGTCAACATCAATAACATCTGTTTCGGCAACATCAACAATTGAGCCAACACCATTATTAACATCTGAACCTGCAACAGCTGAGTCAACAACATCAATAACATCTGAACCAGCATTAACAACAACTGAGTCAACATCAATATCATATCTACCAGCAATATCAACAATTGAGTCAGCAACATCAATAACATATGAACCAGCAACATCAACAACTGAGTCAACAGCATCAATAATatctctaccaactacatcaactgagtCGTCAATAACATCTGAACCAGCAACTTCTACAACTGAGTCAACAACATCAATAACATATGAACCAGCAACATCAGCAACTAAGTCAACACCAATAACATCTGAATCATCAACAACTGAGTCAACTGCATCAATAACGTCTATTCCAGCAATTTCAACAGTTGAGTCAACAACATCAATAACATCTGAACCTGCAACATCAAAAGCTGAGTCAACAACATTAATAATATCTGAACCAGCAACATCAATAATTGAGTCAACATTAATAACATCTGTTCCAGCAAAATCAACAATTGAGTCAACAACATTAATAGCATCTGAACCTGCAACAGCTGA CTGA